A window of the Vanessa cardui chromosome 12, ilVanCard2.1, whole genome shotgun sequence genome harbors these coding sequences:
- the LOC124534386 gene encoding myosin heavy chain, muscle isoform X33, protein MPKPQVQEGEDPDPTPYLFVSLEQKRIDQSKPYDGKKACWVPDEKEGFVQGEIKATKGDLVTVNLPGGETKDFKKDLVAQVNPPKYEKCEDMSNLTYLNDASVLYNLKQRYYHKLIYTYSGLFCVAINPYKRFPVYTFRCAKLYRGKRRSEVPPHIFAISDGAYVNMLTNHENQSMLITGESGAGKTENTKKVIAYFATVGAAQKKDPTQDKKGSLEDQVVQTNPVLEAFGNAKTVRNDNSSRFGKFIRIHFGPSGKLAGADIETYLLEKARVISQQALERSYHIFYQMMSGSVSGLKAICYLSNDVNDYNIVSQGKTVIPGVDDGEEMKLTDQAFDILGFTQEEKDNVYKITAAVMHMGCMKFKQRGREEQAEADGTEDGEKVAKLLGVDCQDLYKNLLKPRIKVGNEFVTQGRNKDQVTNSVGALCKGMFDRLFKWLVKKCNETLDTKQKRQHFIGVLDIAGFEIFDFNGFEQLCINFTNEKLQQFFNHHMFVLEQEEYTKEGIHWEFIDFGMDLLACIDLIEKPMGILSILEEESMFPKATDQTFVEKLNNNHLGKSAPYLKPKPPKPGCQAAHFAIGHYAGNVGYNITGWLEKNKDPLNDTVVDQFKKGANKLLVEIFADHPGQSGDAGAGGGGGKGAGGKRAKGSAFQTVSSLYREQLNNLMTTLRSTQPHFVRCIIPNELKQAGLIDSHLVMHQLTCNGVLEGIRICRKGFPNRMVYPDFKLRYKILAPQAAEKETDPKKIAQVILEATGLDVESYRLGHTKVFFRAGVLGQMEELRDDRLSKIVSWLQAYIRGYLSRKDFKKLQEQRLALQVVQRNLRKYLQLRTWPWWKLWQRVKPLLNVTRVEDEMAKLEEKAQKAQEAFEKEEKLRKEVEALNSKLLEEKQALLASLEGEKGSLSETQERANKLAAQKADLEGQLRDTQDRLTQEEDARNQLFQAKKKLEQEISGLKKDVEDLELSIQKSEQDKATKDHQIRNLNDEIAHQDELINKLNKEKKLQGESNQKTSEELQAAEDKVNHLNKVKQKLEQTLDELEDSLEREKKLRGDVEKQRRKVEGDLKLTQEAVSDLERNKKELEQTIQRKDKEISSLTAKLEDEQSLVSKVQKQIKELQARIEELEEEVESERQARAKAEKQRADLARELEELGERLEEAGGATSAQIELNKKREAELSKLRRDLEEANIQHESTLANLRKKHNDAVAEMGEQLDQLNKLKAKAEHDRASCYNELNNTRAAIDQVAREKAAQEKIVKQLQHQLNEVQGKADESNRTLNDLDAAKKKLSIENSDLLRQLEEAESQVSQLSKIKVSLTTQLEDTKRLADEEARERATLLGKFRNLEHDLDNIREQVEEEAEGKADLQRQLSKANAEAQLWRSKYESEGVARSEELEEAKRKLQARLAEAEETIESLNQKVVALEKTKQRLSTEVEDLQLEVDRATAIANAAEKKQKAFDKIIGEWKLKVDDLAAELDASQKECRNYSTELFRLKGAYEEGQEQLEAVRRENKNLADEVKDLLDQIGEGGRNIHEIEKARKRLEAEKDELQAALEEAEAALEQEENKVLRAQLELSQVRQEIDRRIQEKEEEFENTRKNHQRALDSMQASLEAEAKGKAEALRMKKKLEADINELEIALDHANKANAEAQKNIKRYQAQIKDLQTALEEEQRARDDAREQLGISERRANALQNELEESRTLLEQADRARRQAEQELGDAHEQLNELSAQSASLSAAKRKLESELQTLHSDLDELLNEAKNSEEKAKKAMVDAARLADELRAEQEHAQTQEKLRKALEQQIKELQVRLDEAEANALKGGKKAIQKLEQRVRELENELDGEQRRHADAQKNLRKAERRIKELTFQAEEDRKNHERMQDLVDKLQQKIKTYKRQIEEAEEIAALNLAKFRKAQQELEEAEERADLAEQAISKFRGKGRAGSAARGVSPAPQRTRPAFDGFGTFPPRFDLAPENDF, encoded by the exons ACGTACTCGGGTCTCTTCTGTGTCGCCATCAACCCTTACAAGAGATTCCCCGTGTACACGTTCCGATGTGCCAAGCTTTACCGAGGCAAGCGTCGTTCGGAAGTGCCACCCCACATTTTCGCCATTTCCGACGGCGCCTACGTCAACATGTTGACCAACCACGAGAATCAATCTATGTTGATTAC CGGTGAGTCTGGTGCCGGAAAGACTGAGAACACGAAGAAGGTAATTGCCTACTTCGCCACCGTTGGTGCAGCGCAAAAGAAGGACCCCACCCAGGACAAGAAGGGATCCCTGGAAGACCAGGTCGTCCAAACTAACCCTGTGCTTGAAGCCTTCGGTAACGCCAAGACTGTGCGTAACGACAACTCTTCCCGTTTC GGTAAATTCATCCGTATTCACTTCGGCCCCTCTGGAAAACTGGCTGGTGCTGACATTGAGACCT ACCTGCTCGAGAAGGCTCGTGTAATTTCCCAGCAAGCCCTTGAGCGTTCCTACCACATCTTCTACCAGATGATGTCTGGTTCCGTAAGCGGTCTTAAAG CCATCTGCTATTTGTCTAACGACGTCAACGACTACAACATCGTATCGCAAGGAAAGACCGTCATCCCTGGCGTTGACGACGGTGAAGAAATGAAACTTACTGAC CAAGCCTTCGACATTCTTGGTTTCACCCAAGAAGAGAAGGACAATGTTTACAAGATCACCGCCGCTGTCATGCACATGGGTTGTATGAAGTTCAAGCAGAGGGGTCGTGAAGAACAGGCTGAGGCTGATGGTACTGAG GATGGTGAAAAGGTTGCCAAGCTCCTCGGTGTTGACTGCCAGGACTTGTACAAGAACTTGCTGAAGCCCCGCATCAAGGTCGGAAACGAGTTCGTGACCCAGGGTCGTAACAAGGACCAGGTCACCAACTCCGTCGGTGCCCTCTGTAAGGGAATGTTCGATCGTCTCTTCAAGTGGCTCGTCAAGAAGTGTAACGAAACCCTAGACACCAAGCAGAAGAGACAGCACTTCATCGGTGTACTGGATATTGCTGGTTTCGAAATCTTCGAC TTCAATGGGTTCGAACAACTTTGTATTAACTTCACAAATGAAAAACTGCAACAATTCTTCAACCATCACATGTTTGTGTTGGAACAAGAAGAGTACACCAAGGAGGGAATTCATTGGGAATTCATTGACTTTGGAATGGACTTACTGGCCTGCATTGACCTTATCGAAAAG CCTATGGGTATCCTCTCAATTCTTGAGGAAGAGTCTATGTTCCCGAAAGCCACTGACCAGACATTCGTTGAGAAGTTGAACAACAACCACTTGGGTAAATCTGCTCCTTACCTGAAGCCCAAACCCCCCAAGCCTGGTTGCCAAGCCGCTCACTTCGCTATTGGTCACTACGCCGGTAAT GTCGGTTACAACATCACCGGATGGCTGGAAAAGAACAAGGACCCTCTTAACGACACTGTCGTTGACCAATTCAAGAAGGGTGCCAACAAACTGTTGGTTGAAATCTTCGCTGACCATCCTGGCCAGTCTGGTGATGCTGGTGCTGGTGGTGGCGGCGGCAAGG GCGCTGGAGGCAAGCGTGCCAAGGGTTCCGCTTTCCAGACCGTGTCATCACTTTACAGG GAACAACTTAACAACTTGATGACAACGCTGAGGTCTACTCAACCTCACTTCGTGCGTTGTATCATTCCCAATGAATTGAAACAGGCTG GTCTCATCGACTCTCACCTTGTGATGCACCAGCTCACCTGTAACGGTGTGCTTGAAGGCATCCGTATTTGCCGTAAAGGTTTCCCCAACAGGATGGTCTACCCTGACTTCAAGCTCCG CTACAAGATCCTGGCCCCTCAAGCTGCGGAAAAAGAAACTGACCCTAAGAAAATCGCCCAAGTCATCTTAGAAGCCACGGGCTTGGATGTCGAGTCCTACCGTCTGGGTCATACCAAG GTATTCTTCCGCGCTGGTGTTCTGGGTCAGATGGAAGAGTTGCGTGACGACAGGCTGTCTAAGATCGTATCTTGGCTCCAGGCCTACATCCGTGGTTACCTTTCCCGTAAGGACTTCAAGAAGTTGCAGGAACAGAG ATTGGCTCTCCAAGTTGTCCAACGCAACTTGCGCAAGTACTTGCAGCTCCGCACCTGGCCATGGTGGAAACTGTGGCAGAGGGTCAAGCCCCTCCTCAACGTCACCCGCGTCGAGGATGAGATGGCG AAACTCGAGGAGAAGGCTCAAAAGGCCCAGGAGGCTTTTGAGAAGGAAGAGAAACTCCGCAAGGAGGTCGAGGCCCTCAACTCTAAGCTGCTTGAGGAGAAGCAGGCCCTGCTTGCTTCCCTTGAGGGAGAGAAGGGCTCTCTCTCTGAAACCCAGGAGCGTGCCAACAAACTCGCAGCACAAAAGGCTGATCTCGAGGGTCAACTTAGG GACACACAAGACCGTCTCACCCAGGAGGAAGATGCCCGCAACCAGCTATTCCAAGCCAAGAAGAAGTTGGAGCAGGAAATCTCCGGCCTGAAGAAGGATGTAGAAGACCTCGAACTTAGCATCCAGAAGTCTGAGCAAGACAAGGCTACCAAAGACCACCAAATCCGCAACTTGAACGATGAAATCGCCCACCAGGACGAGCTCATCAACAAGCTTAACAAGGAAAAGAAACTTCAAGGAGAATCTAACCAGAAGACCTCCGAGGAGCTGCAAGCCGCCGAAGACAAGGTCAACCACCTCAACAAGGTCAAGCAGAAGCTCGAGCAGACCCTTGATGAGCTCGAAGACTCATTGGAGCGTGAAAAGAAACTGCGCGGTGATGTTGAGAAGCAGAGGAGGAAAGTTGAAGGCGACCTTAAACTTACCCAGGAAGCCGTCTCTGACCTCGAACGCAACAAAAAGGAACTCGAACAAACTATTCAGCGCAAGGACAAGGAAATCTCATCTCTCACCGCCAAGCTCGAAGACGAACAATCTTTGGTCAGCAAGGTCCAGAAACAGATCAAGGAACTGCAAGCCCGCATCGAGGAACTGGAAGAGGAAGTCGAATCCGAACGCCAGGCCCGTGCTAAGGCTGAGAAGCAGCGCGCTGATCTCGCTCGTGAACTCGAGGAGTTGGGTGAGCGTCTCGAGGAAGCCGGTGGTGCCACCTCTGCTCAAATTGAACTCAACAAGAAGCGTGAGGCTGAGCTCAGCAAGCTCCGTCGTGACTTGGAGGAAGCTAACATCCAGCACGAGTCCACCCTCGCCAACCTCCGCAAGAAGCACAACGATGCCGTTGCGGAAATGGGTGAGCAGCTCGACCAGCTCAACAAGCTTAAGGCTAA GGCTGAACATGATCGTGCATCTTGCTACAACGAGCTTAACAACACACGTGCAGCCATTGATCAAGTTGCAAGGGAAAAG GCTGCTCAAGAAAAGATCGTCAAGCAACTTCAACACCAGCTCAACGAGGTTCAAGGCAAGGCTGATGAATCCAACCGCACCCTCAATGACCTGGATGCCGCTAAGAAGAAGTTGTCGATTGAGAACTCCGACCTGCTCCGCCAGTTGGAGGAGGCTGAGTCCCAGGTGTCGCAGCTCTCCAAGATTAAGGTGTCGCTCACCACTCAGTTGGAGGACACCAAGAGGCTCGCTGACGAAGAGGCCAGG GAACGCGCTACTTTACTCGGCAAGTTCCGCAACCTCGAACACGACTTGGACAACATCCGCGAGCAAGTGGAAGAGGAAGCCGAAGGCAAGGCTGACCTACAACGTCAACTCTCCAAGGCTAACGCTGAAGCTCAACTCTGGCGCTCCAAGTACGAGTCCGAAGGTGTTGCTCGCTCCGAGGAACTCGAGGAAGCCAAGCGCAAACTTCAAGCCCGTCTTGCCGAAGCCGAAGAAACTATCGAGTCTCTCAACCAGAAGGTTGTTGCTCTCGAGAAGACCAAGCAACGTCTTTCCACCGAAGTCGAGGACTTGCAACTCGAGGTTGACCGTGCCACTGCCATCGCTAACGCTGCTGAGAAGAAACAGAAGGCGTTCGATAAGATCATTGGTGAATGGAAACTCAAGGTTGATGACCTTGCCGCTGAGCTTGATGCCAGCCAGAAGGAATGCCGTAACTACTCTACCGAATTATTCCGCCTTAAGGGTGCCTACGAGGAAGGTCAGGAACAACTCGAGGCCGTACGCCGTGAAAACAAGAACCTCGCTGATGAAGTCAAGGATCTCCTTGACCAGATTGGCGAAGGTGGTCGCAACATCCATGAAATTGAGAAGGCCAGGAAGCGCCTTGAAGCTGAAAAGGATGAACTCCAAGCTGCCCTCGAGGAAGCCGAAGCAGCTCTTGAGCAGGAAGAGAACAAGGTTCTGCGTGCTCAACTCGAGCTGTCTCAAGTCAGACAGGAGATCGACAGGAGGATCCAGGAGAAGGAAGAAGAATTCGAAAACACCCGCAAGAACCACCAACGTGCCTTGGACTCCATGCAAGCTTCCCTTGAAGCTGAAGCTAAGGGCAAGGCTGAGGCCCTGCGCATGAAGAAGAAGTTGGAGGCTGACATCAATGAACTCGAGATCGCTCTCGACCACGCCAACAAAGCTAACGCTGAAGCCCAGAAGAACATTAAACGTTACCAGGCACAGATCAAGGACCTCCAAACTGCCTTGGAAGAAGAACAGCGTGCTCGTGATGATGCCCGTGAACAGCTCGGAATCTCTGAGCGTCGTGCAAACGCCCTCCAAAATGAGCTCGAAGAATCTCGTACGCTCCTTGAACAGGCCGACCGTGCCCGCCGCCAAGCTGAACAAGAACTTGGTGATGCCCACGAACAGCTCAACGAACTCTCTGCTCAAAGCGCTTCCCTCTCTGCCGCTAAGAGGAAACTCGAGTCCGAGCTCCAGACCCTGCACTCTGACCTCGATGAACTCCTTAACGAGGCTAAGAACTCCGAGGAGAAGGCAAAGAAGGCTATGGTTGATGCTGCCAGGCTTGCCGATGAACTCCGTGCTGAGCAAGAACACGCCCAGACACAGGAGAAACTTCGCAAGGCACTTGAACAACAGATCAAGGAATTGCAAGTCAGGCTTGACGAAGCTGAAGCTAACGCGCTCAAGGGAGGCAAGAAGGCCATCCAGAAACTTGAACAAAGAGTCAGGGAGCTTGAAAACGAGCTCGACGGCGAACAGAGGAGGCACGCTGATGCACAGAAGAACCTGCGCAAGGCTGAGAGACGCATCAAGGAATTGACCTTCCAGGCTGAAGAAGACCGCAAGAACCACGAGCGTATGCAGGACCTGGTTGACAAACTGCAGCAGAAGATCAAGACCTACAAGAGGCAGATCGAAGAAGCCGAAGAGATCGCCGCCCTTAACTTGGCTAAGTTCCGTAAGGCACAGCAAGAATTGGAAGAAGCTGAAGAAAGGGCAGACCTTGCCGAGCAAGCTATCAGCAAATTCCGTGGCAAGGGACGCGCGGGATCAGCTGCGAGAGGAGTCAGTCCGgcg CCCCAACGTACGCGCCCCGCCTTCGACGGTTTCGGCACCTTCCCACCAAGGTTCGACCTGGCGCCCGAAAACGATTTCTAA